Part of the Synergistaceae bacterium genome, TAACCGGTGCCGCTCAGATGGACGGTGCTATATTAGTTGTCAGTGCCGCAGACGGTCCTATGCCTCAAACTCGTGAACACGTCTTATTAGCTCGTCAGGTCAACGTCCCCGCCCTCGTCGTATTCATGAACAAGACTGACCAAGTCGACGACCCCGAATTGCTTGACCTCGTAGAAATGGAAGTCCGTGAACTCCTCAATAAATACGAATTCCCCGGCGATGATATTCCCATTATTCGCGGTTCAGCTCTTGAAGTCTTAGAGAAGGGCACAGGCAAGAAGGACGACCCGATTTGCAAACCCATTTTTGACTTAATGGACGCTTGCGATAATTTCATTCCTGACCCTGTACGTGAAATTGATAAGCCGTTCTTAATGCCCATTGAAGACGTTTTCACAATTTCAGGACGCGGCACTGTTGTTACTGGACGTGTTGAGCGCGGAGTTATTAACGCCGGTGAACCTGTAGAAATCGTAGGTGTTAAGAGAGACACTACAAAAACTGTCGCTACATCTCTTGAAATGTTCAGAAAGATACTCGACAGCGCAGAAGCAGGCGATAACGTAGGAGTATTATTACGAGGCATTGACAAGGCTGACGTTGAACGCGGGCAGGTTCTCGCAAAACCCGGCACTGTTACACCTCATACAAAATTTAAAGGCGAAGTCTACGTACTCAAGAAAGAAGAGGGCGGCCGTCATACTCCTTTCTTTGCAGGTTACAAGCCGCAGTTCTATTTCAGGACTACAGACGTTACAGGAAATATTAAGCTCCCTGAAGGCGTAGAAATGGTAATGCCCGGCGATAACGCTACATTTGAAGTAGAGTTAATTGTGCCAATTGCAATGGAAGAAGGATTAAGATTTGCAGTTCGTGAAGGCGGTCACACAGTCGGTGCAGGTGTCGTTACAAGTATTATAGAGTAAAAGAATTATGGCACGCAAAATCCGCATAAGATTAAAATCTTTTGACCATAGAGTACTCGACGCCTCAGCCGCTCAAATCGCCGAGACTGCACACTCAACTGGCGCGCGAGTATCAGGCCCTATTCCTTTACCGACTGAAATAGGACGTATTACAATCTTGAAATCGCCTCATAAGGATAAGGATGCCCGCGAACAGTTCGAAATGCGTACTCACAAAAGATTAAT contains:
- the tuf gene encoding elongation factor Tu, with the translated sequence MAKEKFERTKPHLNIGTIGHIDHGKTTLTAAITKCLATESYAEYTAYDMIDKAPEERERGITINIAHVEYQTDKRHYAHIDCPGHADYIKNMITGAAQMDGAILVVSAADGPMPQTREHVLLARQVNVPALVVFMNKTDQVDDPELLDLVEMEVRELLNKYEFPGDDIPIIRGSALEVLEKGTGKKDDPICKPIFDLMDACDNFIPDPVREIDKPFLMPIEDVFTISGRGTVVTGRVERGVINAGEPVEIVGVKRDTTKTVATSLEMFRKILDSAEAGDNVGVLLRGIDKADVERGQVLAKPGTVTPHTKFKGEVYVLKKEEGGRHTPFFAGYKPQFYFRTTDVTGNIKLPEGVEMVMPGDNATFEVELIVPIAMEEGLRFAVREGGHTVGAGVVTSIIE
- the rpsJ gene encoding 30S ribosomal protein S10, with translation MARKIRIRLKSFDHRVLDASAAQIAETAHSTGARVSGPIPLPTEIGRITILKSPHKDKDAREQFEMRTHKRLIDIIEPTQRTMDALMQLNLASGVDIQIKF